Proteins encoded in a region of the Prunus persica cultivar Lovell chromosome G4, Prunus_persica_NCBIv2, whole genome shotgun sequence genome:
- the LOC18778276 gene encoding AT-rich interactive domain-containing protein 4B — protein sequence MNQTEYHSQNQQTLTHSYYMYNSIDNQLLKKATKFLLSVSVVTFCIPNSSLLSCLHSLNFYFSTFPYQLFTHTIDKNCMFLICNLLLVVLAKCSGLIRSPSQSHRTNDETTFKNREGGSGFESPMLETEEPAMQKEDVKVESMESAEHVAAEKGQQSESLINQVETDAEKAAEEYKDQKEQKPENEFIVSEEEEEENGTLAEEDEDGNGTEELNKKFEDFIRRMKEELRIEAQRQLIMV from the coding sequence atgaatcAAACTGAGTACCATAGCCAAAACCAACAAACCTTGACTCATAGTTACTACATGTACAACTCCATAGACAATCAGCTTCTGAAAAAAGCTACCAAGTTTTTGCTTTCAGTTTCTGTTGTTACTTTCTGCATTCCCAACTCATCTTTGCTTTCATGCCTCCATTCCCTCAACTTCTACTTCTCCACATTCCCTTACCAGCTTTTCACCCACACCATTGACAAGAACTGCATGTTCCTCATCTGCAATTTGCTCTTGGTTGTCCTTGCAAAATGCTCTGGCTTAATCCGGTCCCCGTCCCAGTCTCATCGTACTAATGATGAAACCACCTTCAAGAATAGAGAAGGTGGTTCCGGGTTCGAATCGCCAATGTTAGAGACTGAAGAACCAGCTATGCAGAAGGAAGATGTTAAAGTGGAAAGTATGGAGTCAGCAGAACATGTTGCTGCAGAAAAAGGACAACAAAGTGAGTCCTTGATCAACCAAGTAGAAACAGATGCAGAGAAAGCAGCTGAAGAATATAAAGATCAAAAGGagcaaaaaccagaaaatgaGTTTATAGTCtcggaagaagaagaagaagaaaatggaacacttgctgaagaagatgaagatggaaATGGCACTGAAGAATTAAACAAGAAATTTGAAGATTTCATTAGAAGAATGAAGGAAGAATTGAGGATTGAAGCACAAAGACAACTAATCATGGTTTAA
- the LOC18780560 gene encoding two-pore potassium channel 1: MAVDDVREPMISALGDPSPQTNQKNPMKSRTYRRCKSAPLAEYVPLKTTDTGSVPVTESILQNLRPNFQKVALFLAVYLGIGTICFYLVRNQIKGEKTNGVLDAVYFCVVTTTTVGYGDLVPNSVLSKLLACAFVFTGMALVVLILSKAVDYLVAKQEIFLDKALHMHQGVCCIEVLKDVETNSLRYKCIVAFILLLVIIIAGTIFLATVEKLDLVDAFYCVCSTITTLGYGDKSFSTRAGRVFAIFWILTSTICLAHFLLYVAELNAQNRQRALVKWVLSRRMTNVDLEAADLDGDGVVGAAEFIIYMLKEMGKISQEDIRLVMEEFDDLDVDQSGTLSTSDIMLAQPPQTEK, from the exons ATGGCTGTGGATGATGTGAGGGAACCTATGATTTCAGCACTAGGAGATCCTTCacctcaaacaaatcaaaagaatCCTATGAAGAGTAGAACATATCGCCGTTGCAAAAGTGCTCCTCTTGCAGAGTATGTACCCTTAAAGACAACCGACACTGGCTCAGTTCCAGTTACTGAATCCATTCTTCAAAATTTACGCCCGAATTTTCAGAAAGTAGCTCTATTCTTGGCTGTCTACTTAGGCATAGGAACTATCTGCTTCTACCTCGTCAGGAACCAGATCAAGGGAGAGAAGACAAATGGAGTTCTTGATGCTGTTTATTTCTGTGTTGTGACAACGACCACTGTTGGTTATGGAGACCTAGTGCCAAACAGCGTTCTTTCGAAACTACTTGCTTGTGCTTTTGTCTTCACAGGAATGGCTCTTGTTGTGTTGATCTTGAGCAAAGCAGTAGACTACTTGGTAGCAAAGCAGGAAATATTTCTTGATAAAGCCTTACATATGCATCAAGGAGTTTGTTGTATTGAAGTTCTTAAAGATGTTGAGACTAACAGTTTGAGGTACAAATGCATTGTGGCCTTTATCCTTCTGTTGGTAATCATAATTGCTGGCACAATCTTCCTAGCTACTGTTGAGAAATTGGACCTTGTGGATGCATTTTATTGCGTTTGTTCTACCATCACAACCCTGGGGTATGGAGATAAGAGCTTTTCAACTAGAGCAGGGCGTGTTTTTGCAATATTCTGGATATTGACAAGCACCATTTGTTTAGCTCATTTTCTCCTCTACGTTGCTGAGCTAAACGCCCAGAACAGGCAAAGGGCATTGGTCAAGTGGGTTCTTTCTCGTAGGATGACAAATGTAGATTTGGAGGCAGCTGATCTTGATGGTGATGGGGTTGTTGG GGCTGctgaatttatcatatatatGCTCAAAGAGATGGGGAAGATTAGCCAAGAAGATATTAGACTTGTGATGGAGGAATTCGATGATCTCGACGTTGATCAGTCAGGGACCTTGTCGACATCAGATATAATGCTTGCTCAACCACCTCAAACAGAAAAGTGA
- the LOC18778783 gene encoding heavy metal-associated isoprenylated plant protein 32, with protein sequence MDSSIAQMTCVLKVNIKCKACKTKIYDVLQNIYGVYKIDIDAEQGTVKVSGKVNPSTLLMVLDGSGKHAELKSLTFDGEVKEGYDCFGQDGYGYGHGHGHGHGHGHGYGYGYGHEHGYGYGYGHGYNPYAVPPYYPCPPFGGFDYYDPSRLIMMPLSPPLPPPPPPLQLPSTSSSVPQQSQPLQLQSQTQSLPPQPPALPQASNATKRVAKSEASSGKKSICVIM encoded by the exons ATGGATTCTTCCATTGCACAAATG ACTTGTGTTCTGAAAGTGAACATCAAATGTAAAGCATGCAAGACAAAGATCTATGATGTCTTGCAGAACATCTATg gTGTCTATAAAATTGACATAGATGCAGAGCAAGGAACAGTGAAAGTTTCAGGGAAAGTAAATCCAAGTACACTTCTAATGGTGCTTGATGGGTCAGGGAAACATGCAGAGCTAAAAAGTCTTACGTTTGATGGTGAGGTCAAGGAAGGCTACGATTGTTTTGGACAAGATGGATATGGATATGGACATGGACATGGACATGGACATGGACATGGACATGGATATGGATATGGATATGGACATGAACATGGATATGGATATGGATATGGACATGGATATAACCCTTATGCGGTGCCACCTTATTATCCCTGTCCACCATTTGGAGGGTTTGATTATTATGATCCAAGTCGTCTCATAATGATGCCATTGTCGCCGCCgctgccaccaccaccgccacctTTGCAATTACCATCAACATCGTCGTCAGTTCCACAGCAATCTCAGCCACTACAATTACAATCACAAACGCAATCATtgccaccacaaccaccagcACTTCCACAGGCCAGTAATGCTACAAAGAGGGTGGCCAAATCAGAGGCCAGCTCGGGTAAAAAGTCTATATGCGTTATCATGTAA
- the LOC18779872 gene encoding meiotic recombination protein SPO11-1: MEGKHSRWSSQPRPCDLLRKIRELTRAIVEDLSNGRSPEILIDRFRNYCTKPDSNCYCSSDLPILKETLTLRRESHLRRLDVLFRVLVIVQQLLQENRHGSKRDIYYMHPSVFSDQSIVDRAINDICILMQCSRHNLNVVSVGKGLVMGWLRFSEAGNMFDCINRPNTAFPVPIHVEEVKDIVSVAKYILVVEKESVFQRLANDQFCKTNHCIVITGRGYPDISTRRFLGLLVDTLHLPTYCLVDCDPYGFDILSTYRFGSMQLAYDAKFLRVPEILWLGGFLLDSEKYQLPQQCLLPLTAQDKRKTEAMLRRCYLQREAPEWRLELQLMLERGVKFELEALSVHELNFLSAVYIPSKIQGGVYI, from the exons ATGGAGGGAAAGCACTCAAGATGGAGCTCACAGCCTCGGCCTTGCGATTTGCTAAGAAAAATCAGAG AATTAACTCGAGCTATAGTTGAAGATCTCAGCAATGGACGGTCTCCGGAGATTCTCATCGATCGCTTCAGAAATTACTGCACGAAGCCCGATTCGAATTG CTATTGTAGCTCTGATTTGCCAATTTTGAAGGAGACTCTCACACTTCGAAGGGAAAGCCATTTGCGTAGATTGG ATGTTTTGTTTAGGGTTCTAGTAATTGTTCAGCAACTTCTGCAAGAAAACAGACACGGGTCTAAGAGAGATATCTATTACATGCACCCTTCTGTATTTTCAG ATCAGTCAATTGTAGACCGTGCGATCAATGACATATGCATCCTTATGCAGTGTAGTCGCCACAATCTGAACGTG GTGTCTGTAGGAAAAGG TTTGGTAATGGGCTGGTTAAGGTTCTCAGAAGCTGGAAACATGTTTGATTGCATAAATAGGCCAAACACT GCCTTTCCTGTTCCCATTCATGTTGAAGAGGTCAAAG ATATTGTTAGTGTAGCGAAATACATACTTGTTGTGGAGAAAGAATCAG TTTTTCAACGATTGGCAAATGACCAGTTCTGCAAAACAAACCACTGCATCGTTATCACT GGACGTGGATATCCTGATATTTCCACAAGAAG GTTTTTGGGGCTTCTTGTTGATACTTTGCATCTCCCTACCTATTGCTTGGTAGACTGTGATCCGTACGGTTTTGACATCCTGTCCACATATCGGTTTGGTTCTATG CAACTGGCCTACGATGCAAAATTTCTACGGGTCCCTGAGATACTCTGGCTTGGAGGCTTCCTTTTGGACTCGGAGAAGTACCAACTTCCACAACAGTGTCTCCTTCCCTTGACAGCACAAG ACAAGAGGAAAACAGAAGCCATGTTACGTAGATGCTACTTACAAAGAGAAGCGCCAGAGTGGAG aTTGGAACTACAATTGATGCTGGAAAGAGGAGTGAAATTTGAGTTAGAAGCGTTGTCTGTGCATGAACTTAACTTTTTGTCGGCGGTGTACATACCATCCAAAATTCAAGGTGGAGTCTACATCTAA
- the LOC18779540 gene encoding alpha-1,3/1,6-mannosyltransferase ALG2: MAKKGSSKLNIAIIHPDLGIGGAERLIVDAAVGLASHGHNVHVFTAHHDKNRCFEETISGTFPVTVYGAFLPRHIFNHLHALCAYLRCLFVALCMLVMWPSFDVILADQVSVVIPLLKLKKSTKVLFYCHFPDLLLAQHTTILRRIYRKPIDFIEEMTTGIADKILVNSKFTESMFAKTFKHLDARGVRPAVLYPAVNVNQFDEPTNSYKLNFLSINRFEKKKNIDLAISAFSMLRTLRGDVLQDLNLAEASLTIAGGFDKRLKENVEYLEELRSLAESEGVSSQVNFITSCSTAERNALLSQCLCVLYTPKDEHFGIVPLEAMAAYKPVIACNSGGPVETVKNGVTGFLCEGNSREFSLAMAKLIHDPQMAQRMGTEARKHVTESFSTKIFGQNLNQYLVDVARSKRD; this comes from the exons ATGGCCAAGAAAGGAAGCTCAAAGTTGAATATTGCTATTATTCATCCCGATCTGGGTATAG GTGGAGCTGAAAGACTAATTGTTGATGCGGCTGTGGGACTCGCATCCCATGGGCATAACGTTCATGTTTTCACAGCGCACCATGACAAAAATCGATGTTTTGAGGAGACTATTTCTG GTACCTTTCCTGTGACTGTCTATGGTGCTTTCCTACCCCGACATATATTCAATCATCTTCATGCTTTGTGTGCATATCTACGGTGCCTTTTTGTTGCTCTGTGTATGCTAGTCATGTGGCCATCATTTGATGTGATACTAGCAGATCAGGTTTCTGTTGTCATCCCATTGCTGAAGCTGAAGAAGTCAACAAAG GTTCTATTTTATTGTCATTTTCCAGATTTATTGCTGGCTCAACATACAACTATTCTAAGGAGGATATATAGAAAACCAATAGACTTCATAGAAGAAATGACAACTG GAATTGCAGATAAGATTCTTGTTAATAGCAAATTTACAGAATCTATGTTCGCAAAGACCTTCAAGCATCTTGATGCACGAGGAGTTCGGCCAGCTGTTCTTTACCCAGCTGTCAATGTGAATCAGTTTGATGAACCCACCAATTCTTACAA GTTGAATTTTCTGTCCATCAACcgttttgagaagaaaaagaatatagaCTTGGCAATTTCAGCCTTTTCTATGCTTCGCACCCTTAGAGGAGATGTGCTTCAAGACCTTAATCTGGCTGAAGCTTCCTTGACAATTGCAG GTGGTTTTGATAAGCGCTTGaaggaaaatgttgagtacTTGGAGGAGCTCAGAAGTTTAGCGGAAAGTGAAGGAGTGTCTAGTCAGGTTAACTTCATCACATCTTGCTCAACAGCTGAAAGAAATGCACTTCTCTCCCAATGCCTATGTGTTCTTTATACGCCAAAG GATGAACACTTTGGCATTGTTCCTCTGGAAGCGATGGCGGCTTACAAACCTGTTATTGCATGCAATAGTGGGGGGCCTGTAGAGACAGTTAAGAATGGTGTAACAGGATTTCTTTGTGAAGGTAACTCAAGAGAATTCTCCTTGGCTATGGCCAAACTCATTCACGACCCACAGATGGCACAGAGAATGGGTACGGAAGCTCGAAAGCATGTCACAGAGTCGTTCTCTACAAAAATATTTGGTCAGAACTTGAATCAATACCTTGTTGATGTTGCTCGGTCAAAGAGAGACTGA
- the LOC18778734 gene encoding mitochondrial import inner membrane translocase subunit TIM50, whose amino-acid sequence MSSILLRCRLVSRVLKRNRRLFSSDVASTPPKEPLIGAQSLVSDLTPPPPPPPPPPSTEASNASSGKAWNFLKYSLIGAITGATATVGYASYAYSVDEIEEKTKALRAAPSNIKVADDAPALEKFKNRVYSSAITVPAKAAEVYIDARRTIEEQIRGYTEPYAEKLLPDLHPMERHVFTLVLDLQETLLYSYWTREKGWQTIKRPGVDAFLEHLAQFYEIIVYSDYSNMYVDPVMERLDTKHCVRYRLGKAATKYQNGKHYRDLSKLNRDPNKIIYLSAHARENSLQPENGAIIKPYKYEMDDTALVDFIPFLEFVARNPPADIRQVLASYEGRDIPAEFIRRSKEHQRRMQEQKQQGRLWRR is encoded by the exons atgtCTTCGATACTTCTTCGATGCCGTTTAGTCTCCCGGGTATTAAAGCGTAATCGACGCCTATTCAGCTCCGATGTGGCTTCAACCCCTCCCAAAGAGCCGCTCATCGGGGCTCAATCCCTAGTCTCCGATCTCACACCTCCCCCtccaccaccgccaccaccacctagCACTGAGGCTTCGAACGCGTCAAGTGGAAAAGCTTGGAACTTCCTCAAGTACTCGCTCATTGGCGCGATCACTGGAGCCACTGCCACTGTTGGTTATGCCTCCTATG CGTACTCTGTGGATGAAATCGAGGAAAAGACGAAGGCTCTCCGGGCAGCACCTTCAAATATCAAGGTGGCAGATGATGCACCTGCTCTTGAG AAATTCAAAAATCGGGTATACTCTTCTGCAATTACAG TGCCTGCTAAAGCAGCCGAAGTTTATATTGATGCAAGGAGGACGATTGAAGAACAAATTCGA GGTTATACTGAACCATACGCAGAGAAGCTTCTTCCAGATTTGCATCCCATGGAACGACATGTTTTTACACTTGTTTTGGATCTCCAGGAGACATTACTTTACTCTTATTGGACG CGAGAAAAGGGTTGGCAGACTATCAAAAGACCTGGAGTTGATGCTTTCTTGGAACATCTTGCTCAATTTTATGAAATCATCGTGTATTCAGACTATTCTAATATG TATGTAGATCCTGTAATGGAGAGACTGGACACAAAGCATTGTGTAAGATATAGGCTAGGAAAGGCTGCCACTAAGTATCAGAACGGAAAACACTATAGG GACCTTTCCAAACTTAATAGAGATCCAAATAAAATCATCTATCTGAGTGCCCATGCACGAGAAAATAGCCTTCAGCCTGAAAATGGTGCCATAATAAAGCCATACAAGTATGAGATGGATGACACAGCTCTTGTGGATTTCATACCATTTCTTGAAT TTGTCGCCCGTAACCCTCCAGCAGATATTAGGCAAGTATTAGCATCATATGAAGGGCGTGATATCCCTGCAGAGTTCATTAGGCGTTCTAAAGAGCATCAGAG GCGAATGCAAGAACAGAAGCAGCAAGGTCGATTGTGGAGACGTTGA
- the LOC18780000 gene encoding ribosome biogenesis protein NSA2 homolog: protein MPQGDYIELHRKRYGYRPDHFERKRKKEARLVHKRSETAQKALGIKGKMFAKKRYAEKALMKKTLAMHEESSTRRKVDDDVHEGAVPAYLLDRDNTTRAKILNNTIKQKRKEKAGKWEVPLPKVRPVAEDEMFKILRSGKRKTKQWKRMVTKATFVGPGFTRKPPKYERFIRPSGLRFTKAHVTHPELKCTFNLEIIGVKKNPNGQMYTSLGVLTKGTIIEVNVSELGLVTPAGKVVWGKYAQVTNNPENDGCVNAVLLV, encoded by the exons ATG CCGCAGGGAGATTACATAGAGCTTCACAGGAAGCGGTATGGATACCGACCAGACCACTTCGAGCGAAAGCGCAAGAAGGAGGCTCGTTTGGTCCACAAGCGTTCAGAGACTGCTCAGAAG GCTCTGGGTATCAAGGGTAAGATGTTTGCTAAGAAACGCTATGCAGAAAAGGCTCTCATGAAGAAAAC GTTGGCTATGCATGAGGAGTCATCAACTAGGCGCAAGGTGGATGATGATGTTCATGAAGGAGCTGTTCCAGCATATCTTCTGGATCGTGACAACACAACACGTGCAAAA ATTCTCAACAACACCATCAAGCAAAAAAGGAAGGAGAAAGCTGGGAAATGGGAAGTCCCTCTACCCAAG GTAAGGCCTGTGGCTGAAGATGAGATGTTCAAAATTCTTAGATCTGGAAAACGCAAGA CCAAGCAATGGAAGAGGATGGTCACAAAAGCCACATTTGTAGGACCTGGTTTCACGAGGAAACCTCCGAAGTACGAGAGGTTTATCCGGCCCAGTGGATTGCGATTCACCAAAGCTCATGTGACACACCCTGAACTTAAGTGCACTTTTAACCTTGAGATCATTGGTGTGAAGAAGAATCCCAATGGTCAAATGTATACCTCTCTTGGTGTTTTGACCAAGGGAACCATCATTGAG GTGAATGTAAGTGAACTTGGTCTAGTCACACCTGCAGGGAAAGTTGTATGGG GGAAATATGCTCAGGTGACGAATAATCCAGAGAACGACGGATGTGTAAATGCAGTCCTGCTCGTTTAA